The following coding sequences are from one Verrucomicrobiota bacterium window:
- the ftsA gene encoding cell division protein FtsA → MNSKIIGAIEIGTSKTVVLIGEIVNEKTLNIVGMGVSSSRGVKKGEIIDFNAASDCTHAAIMAAEESAGVRVDGVYLAQSGRHLETFYNDAEVTVKSSDNIVNRSDIRRLLTEAKSKQLSEDRAIIHHIRTGFVLDGDPVDNPEHMEGHKLGVGYWNIHGSVKKMSDSIHIINGFGLHVEDLIVSSLASGKMVTTEEERKSGVLVIDIGSGSTDYVLFNNGYVTHTGVIAVGGDHITNDLSIGLRTNAKLAEMLKVKNGKAMLEPKSKDDKVMLIGDLTIGDRSISRSVVCQIINARVDELFKLIRGDKNVAHYFSNRQISSVVLTGGSSQLQEIDRLGEKIFGLPVTLGENPSWVASDLAGPDFSTALGLLYFGFSYKDDNLIPKEGKRTKLMKGVKQLLGF, encoded by the coding sequence GTGAACTCCAAAATCATAGGAGCCATAGAGATTGGTACCAGTAAAACCGTCGTACTCATCGGCGAGATCGTAAACGAAAAAACTCTTAATATTGTCGGCATGGGAGTCTCCTCAAGTCGCGGTGTTAAGAAGGGTGAAATAATCGACTTCAATGCGGCCAGTGACTGCACTCATGCAGCGATTATGGCAGCTGAGGAGAGTGCAGGTGTTCGCGTAGATGGCGTTTATCTGGCTCAATCTGGTAGGCATCTTGAGACGTTCTATAATGATGCTGAAGTGACGGTTAAATCCTCCGACAACATTGTAAATCGTTCTGATATTCGTCGCCTGCTTACCGAGGCTAAGAGTAAACAATTATCTGAAGATCGAGCGATTATTCACCACATCCGAACCGGTTTTGTGTTGGATGGTGATCCGGTAGATAATCCAGAGCATATGGAAGGCCACAAGCTGGGTGTGGGTTATTGGAATATTCACGGATCGGTTAAAAAGATGAGTGATTCAATTCATATCATCAATGGTTTCGGTCTTCATGTGGAAGACCTGATTGTTAGTTCCCTTGCTTCGGGTAAGATGGTTACCACCGAAGAGGAACGGAAGAGTGGGGTGCTCGTAATCGATATTGGCAGTGGATCAACTGACTACGTTTTATTTAATAATGGATATGTTACCCATACCGGTGTTATAGCGGTGGGTGGAGATCACATAACCAATGATTTGAGCATCGGCCTTCGGACGAATGCCAAGTTGGCTGAAATGCTTAAAGTTAAAAATGGCAAGGCCATGCTTGAGCCAAAATCAAAAGACGACAAAGTCATGCTCATAGGCGATCTGACTATTGGTGACCGTTCCATCTCGCGCTCAGTCGTATGTCAGATAATCAACGCCCGAGTTGATGAGCTCTTTAAGTTGATTCGGGGGGACAAGAATGTTGCCCATTACTTTTCCAACCGGCAAATTTCTTCCGTGGTGTTAACTGGTGGTTCATCCCAATTACAAGAGATAGACCGGTTGGGTGAAAAGATATTTGGCCTTCCCGTAACGCTCGGTGAAAATCCATCCTGGGTTGCTTCCGATCTCGCCGGACCAGATTTTAGCACCGCCTTGGGACTCCTTTATTTTGGATTCAGTTACAAAGACGATAATCTGATTCCCAAGGAAGGTAAACGAACCAAGCTTATGAAGGGCGTTAAACAACTACTTGGCTTTTAA